The following are encoded together in the Serratia odorifera genome:
- a CDS encoding LysR family transcriptional regulator produces the protein MSDRLNGISVFVTAVEAGNFALAASRLHLSRSAVGKTIARLEQRLGVRLFHRTTRSQSLTDDGALFYERCLRALEEIRTAETLLESGKRQVSGRLRVSMPVLFGRLCIAPILTELAREHPQLELELSFNDRLVDMIEDGFDLVVRNGALPDSARLVARRLGNHHMAFCASPAYLARCGEPTTLDALAQHDAVAYLRSGTIRNWEVPLEQGETRLIAPRARLVMDDLQALADATMAGFGIGWLPCWLVRDQLLSGELVRVLQQYPGAEFNAHALWPHTPHLPLKVRLAVDALANKLPASMALIEAQL, from the coding sequence ATGAGCGATCGGTTGAATGGCATCTCGGTGTTTGTCACCGCCGTGGAGGCCGGCAATTTTGCGCTGGCGGCCAGCCGGCTGCATCTGTCACGTTCGGCGGTGGGCAAAACCATCGCCCGGCTGGAGCAGCGGCTTGGCGTACGGCTGTTTCATCGCACCACCCGCAGCCAAAGTCTGACCGATGACGGTGCGTTGTTCTATGAACGTTGCCTGCGCGCGCTGGAGGAGATCCGCACGGCGGAAACGCTGCTGGAAAGTGGCAAACGGCAGGTGAGCGGGCGGCTGAGAGTATCGATGCCGGTACTGTTTGGTCGCCTGTGTATTGCGCCGATCCTGACCGAACTGGCCCGTGAACACCCACAGCTGGAACTGGAGCTGTCGTTTAACGACCGACTGGTGGACATGATCGAGGATGGTTTTGATCTGGTGGTGCGCAACGGCGCGTTGCCGGACAGCGCACGGCTGGTGGCCCGGCGTCTGGGCAATCACCACATGGCGTTTTGCGCCTCGCCGGCCTATCTGGCGCGTTGTGGCGAACCGACCACGCTGGACGCGCTGGCGCAGCACGATGCGGTGGCCTATCTGCGATCCGGCACGATACGCAACTGGGAAGTGCCGCTGGAACAGGGTGAAACCCGGCTGATTGCGCCCCGGGCGCGGCTGGTGATGGACGATCTGCAAGCGCTGGCGGATGCGACGATGGCGGGGTTTGGCATCGGCTGGTTACCGTGCTGGCTGGTGCGCGATCAATTGCTCAGCGGTGAACTGGTACGGGTGTTGCAGCAGTATCCGGGTGCCGAGTTCAACGCGCATGCCCTGTGGCCGCACACGCCGCATCTGCCGTTAAAGGTCCGTCTGGCCGTGGATGCGCTGGCGAACAAACTGCCCGCCAGCATGGCGTTGATTGAGGCGCAGCTGTAA
- a CDS encoding DedA family protein, translated as MDVLREIVHALWQQDFTALADPGVIWVVYAVLFTTLFLENGLLPASFLPGDSLLLLAGALIAKGVMAFVPTLLLLTLAASLGCWLSYLQGRWLGHTGLVKSWLLQLPVQYHQRAHMLFNRHGLMALLIGRFLAFVRTLLPTIAGISGLSNSRFQFFNWLSAVIWVGAVVSLGYAFSQIPLVKRYEDQVMAGLMILPIVLLVIGLLGAMLVIWRKKRSAS; from the coding sequence ATGGATGTATTGAGAGAGATTGTTCACGCGCTTTGGCAACAGGACTTTACGGCCTTGGCCGATCCCGGCGTGATCTGGGTGGTTTACGCAGTGCTTTTCACCACACTGTTTTTGGAAAATGGTTTACTCCCCGCCTCCTTCCTGCCCGGCGACAGCCTGCTGCTGCTGGCAGGTGCCCTGATTGCCAAGGGCGTCATGGCCTTCGTGCCGACCCTGCTTCTGCTGACGCTGGCCGCCAGCCTCGGCTGTTGGCTCAGCTACCTGCAGGGCCGCTGGCTCGGCCATACCGGTCTGGTGAAAAGCTGGCTGTTGCAACTGCCTGTGCAGTACCACCAGCGGGCGCATATGCTGTTTAACCGCCATGGCCTGATGGCGCTGCTGATCGGCCGATTTCTGGCGTTTGTGCGCACTTTGCTGCCCACCATCGCCGGCATCTCCGGTCTCAGCAATAGCCGTTTCCAGTTCTTCAACTGGCTGAGCGCGGTGATTTGGGTCGGTGCCGTGGTCAGCCTCGGCTATGCGTTCAGCCAAATCCCGCTGGTAAAACGCTACGAAGATCAGGTGATGGCCGGGTTGATGATCCTGCCGATCGTGCTGCTGGTGATTGGCCTGCTCGGCGCGATGCTGGTGATCTGGCGTAAAAAGCGCAGCGCCTCCTGA
- the metC gene encoding cystathionine beta-lyase, which produces MTSKHLETALIGVGRSKRYTQGAVNPVTQRASSLVFDSVAAKRQATAQRAHGELFYGRRGTLTHFALQDAMTELEGGAGCVLYPCGAAAVSNAILSFVSAGDHVLVTGSVYEPTQDFCTHILGRMNVATGYFDPLIGAGIAELIQPNTKVVFLESPGSITMEVQDIPAMVKAIRAVNPEIVIMIDNTWAAGVLFKALEFDIDISIQAGTKYIIGHSDYMLGTAVANARCWDQLREYSYLMGQMVDADTAYMASRGLRTLAVRLKQHEQNSIAVAQWLAERPEVARVNHPALPSCKGHAFYQRDFNGCNGLFSFVLTQRLSEQQLTDYLDNFRHFTMAYSWGGFESLILANQPEELDAIRPAGGVDFVGTLVRVHIGLENVQDLIDDLAAGFARIAS; this is translated from the coding sequence ATGACGTCCAAACATCTTGAAACCGCGTTGATCGGCGTTGGCCGCAGTAAACGCTATACCCAGGGAGCGGTTAACCCGGTCACGCAGCGTGCGTCTTCACTGGTGTTCGATTCCGTGGCGGCAAAACGGCAAGCTACCGCCCAGCGGGCGCATGGCGAACTGTTTTATGGCCGGCGCGGTACCCTGACCCACTTTGCACTGCAGGACGCGATGACCGAACTGGAAGGCGGCGCGGGCTGCGTGCTCTACCCGTGCGGTGCAGCGGCGGTGTCCAACGCTATCCTGTCGTTCGTCAGCGCCGGCGACCACGTGCTGGTGACCGGCTCGGTGTATGAACCGACGCAGGACTTCTGCACCCATATTCTCGGCCGCATGAATGTCGCCACCGGCTACTTCGATCCGCTGATCGGCGCCGGCATTGCCGAGCTGATCCAGCCCAATACCAAAGTGGTGTTTCTGGAGTCTCCCGGCTCCATCACCATGGAGGTGCAGGATATTCCTGCCATGGTCAAGGCCATTCGCGCCGTCAACCCGGAGATTGTCATCATGATCGACAACACCTGGGCGGCAGGGGTTCTGTTCAAGGCGCTGGAGTTCGACATCGATATCTCCATTCAGGCCGGCACCAAATACATCATCGGCCATTCCGACTATATGCTCGGCACCGCCGTTGCCAACGCCCGCTGTTGGGATCAACTGCGCGAGTATTCCTATTTGATGGGCCAGATGGTCGATGCCGATACCGCCTATATGGCCAGCCGCGGCTTGCGCACCCTGGCGGTGCGGCTAAAACAGCATGAACAAAATAGTATTGCGGTGGCGCAATGGCTGGCCGAACGCCCGGAAGTGGCGAGGGTAAATCACCCGGCGCTGCCGAGCTGCAAGGGCCATGCATTTTACCAACGTGATTTCAACGGCTGTAACGGCCTGTTTTCCTTTGTGTTGACGCAGCGGCTAAGCGAACAACAGTTGACCGATTATCTCGACAACTTCCGCCATTTCACCATGGCCTATTCCTGGGGCGGCTTTGAGTCGCTGATCCTGGCCAATCAGCCCGAAGAACTGGACGCTATTCGCCCGGCGGGCGGCGTTGATTTTGTCGGTACGCTGGTACGGGTGCATATCGGTCTGGAAAACGTACAGGATCTGATCGACGATCTGGCTGCCGGTTTTGCGCGTATCGCCAGCTGA